The Streptomyces sp. V3I7 genome segment TCCTCGTCCGCGAACTTGTGCTCGATGTCGGGTACGTAGGCAGCGAGGCGGTCGCAGGCTTCGCGGACGTGGCCGCCCCCGCTCAGGTCGCTGCGGATGGGGTCTTCGAAGGCGGCGACGAAGCTCATCGGCCGGGTGGTGCGGAGTTTGACGATCACGGCGTCAGGGAGCGTGTGGTGCCCGAATGTGTTGATCTTGCCGGTGGGCAGGGAGGCGACGAAGCTGTGTACGAATGCCTCGACGGCTCGCCGGAGGGGTTCGGTGAGGGGTTCGTCCTCACGCAGGCCCTGGCCGAGGGTGGTGGCGAGGTGGTGGACGCCGAGGGCCGCGTAGCGGTAGAGGGTGGCGGAGTTGAAGTCGATGGTGCCGATCATGCCGGCGCCGGTCTCCTCCGCGGTGTTCTCGTCGTCGACGGCGGTGTAGTAGTCGGACTCGGTCTCCGTCCGGTGGACGCTGATCGCGTGGGCGACCTGTACGGCGGCGTCGACGTTGATGTCGGCGGCGTCGGCGACCATGCGGCCGAAGAGGGCGATGTCCACGGAGTGCCGGCTGTCGGCGATCTCGCGGGCCTTGTCCTTGTTCTTCTTGTCCTTCAGGAAGGCGGTGATGTCGCCGGCGCCTGCGAGGGCGTGGCGGGCCAGGCCGTCGAGTTGGCGGGCGCTGAGGAAGACCAGGTACTTTGCCTCGGGAGGAGGTGCCGCCTGACCTTCCTTGGCCTGGTCGGCTTTCCGCTTGGGTACTTCGGTCTTCAGACCAGCCGCTTTGATGGTCTCGTCCGCGAGGCGCAGCGCGGTCTCGCCCTGGACGGCCGGGTCGAGTCCGCTGATGCGGTCCGCGAGGAGTTCCACGATCTTCTTGGTGCGGACGCCGAGTTCGGACGGGTCCAGGAGGTGCTCGTCAGCGAAGTAGGTGCGCATGGCC includes the following:
- the cas7e gene encoding type I-E CRISPR-associated protein Cas7/Cse4/CasC, whose product is MNRIFLDVHALQTVPPSNLNRDDTGAPKTAVYGGVPRARVSSQAWKRAMRTYFADEHLLDPSELGVRTKKIVELLADRISGLDPAVQGETALRLADETIKAAGLKTEVPKRKADQAKEGQAAPPPEAKYLVFLSARQLDGLARHALAGAGDITAFLKDKKNKDKAREIADSRHSVDIALFGRMVADAADINVDAAVQVAHAISVHRTETESDYYTAVDDENTAEETGAGMIGTIDFNSATLYRYAALGVHHLATTLGQGLREDEPLTEPLRRAVEAFVHSFVASLPTGKINTFGHHTLPDAVIVKLRTTRPMSFVAAFEDPIRSDLSGGGHVREACDRLAAYVPDIEHKFADEDTTHTWVLRVGPNTQKIADLGSEAESLRDLVSAIGHAVTERLGNPA